A window of the Peromyscus leucopus breed LL Stock chromosome 22, UCI_PerLeu_2.1, whole genome shotgun sequence genome harbors these coding sequences:
- the LOC114680869 gene encoding zinc finger protein 709-like, whose product MESVTFEDVSVNFTLEEWAMLDSSQKDLYKDVMQENLRNLAYIGNKWEHQNIENEYENLWRKLSNQLLERLCEYTEGHQSAAEIFNWTPECVLNQKSCPGVPTYENHVYGEVVIGHLSLNVLPHPNPGHKSYDTQEYGKELNKHREFGNNISSSTTTFQKHKRIHTKEKPKTSHCNEDINCLTSGQNDEKTSTGEKHYECKQCGKVFTSSSSFRRHEEYHSREKSYVCKQCGKAFPFPSSLQIHERIHTGEKPYMCKQCGKTFARSSSLLTHERIHTGEKPYVCKQCGKAFTDRSSLRFHEMMHSGEKPYKCTKCGKAFASSGAFRKHERTHTGEQLFVCLQCEKVFSCESAFRTHKIIHSGECVCKQCGKAFTSHSSVKYHELMHSGEKPYVCKQCGKTFRSPKQVQIHKRTHTGEKPYVCKECGKAFTFLGSLQYHELIHTGEKPYLCKQCGKAFRSSRQVQIHERTHTGEKPYVCKQCGKAFFSLYHLRRHEVIHSGMNPYVCKQCGKAFSWFSTFHSHKQTHTGEKPYLCKQCGKAFCSRISWRRHEKAHTTVKPYACVQCGKAFRSPSYLKIHERIHTGEKPFICSQCGKPFRSFRYVKSHERSHTGEKPFVCTECGKAFSYYSSFHRHRRTHQTGTLNSELEKSS is encoded by the exons CTTTGAGGATGTGTCTGTGAACTTCACCCTGGAGGAGTGGGCTATGCTGGATTCATCTCAAAAGgatctctacaaagatgtgatgcagGAAAACTTGAGGAACCTGGCCTATATAG GAAACAAATGGGAACACCAAAACATTGAAAATGAGTATGAAAATCTCTGGAGAAAACTAAG taaCCAGTTGTTGGAAAGACTCTGTGAATATACAGAAGGTCATCAGTCTGCAGCAGAAATCTTTAACTGGACTCCAGAGTGTGTTCTGAACCAGAAATCGTGTCCAGGAGTTCCCACATATGAAAACCATGTATATGGAGAAGTGGTTATTGGCCACTTATCTCTAAATGTCCTTCCTCATCCTAACCCAGGACACAAATCATATGACACTCAGGAATATGGAAAGGAGTTGAATAAACATAGGGAATTTGGGAACAACATCTCCAGTTCTACCACAACCTTCCAGAAGCATAAAAGAATTCACACCAAGGAGAAACCTAAAACTAGTCACTGTAATGAAGACATTAACTGTCTCACATCAGGTCAAAATGATGAAAAGACTTCTACGGGAGAAAAACACTATGAATGTAAGCAATGTGGGAAAGTATTTACTTCTTCCAGTTCTTTTAGAAGGCATGAAGAATATCACAGCCGAGAAAAATCTTATGTTTGTAagcagtgtgggaaagccttcccTTTTCCTAGTTCActacaaatacatgaaagaatCCACACAGGTGAGAAGCCCTATATGTGTAAACAGTGTGGGAAAACCTTTGCCCGTTCGAGTTCTCTTTTaacacatgaaagaattcatactggagaaaagccctATGTGTGTAagcagtgtgggaaagccttcactgATCGTAGTTCACTCCGATTCCATGAAATGATGCacagtggagagaaaccctataaatgtacgAAATGTGGTAAGGCTTTTGCTTCTTCAGGTGCCTTTCGAAAACATGAACGGACTCACACAGGAGAGCAACTCTTTGTGTGTTTGCAATGTGAGAAAGTTTTCAGTTGTGAAAGTGCTTTtcgaacacataaaataattcattCTGGAGAATGTGTATGTaagcaatgtggtaaagcctttactAGTCACAGTTCAGTTAAATACCATGAATTGATGCatagtggagagaaaccctatgtatgtAAGCAGTGTGGAAAAACCTTCAGATCTCCTAAACAAGTTCAAATTCATAAACGaactcacactggagaaaaaccttatGTGTGCAAGGAATGTGGGAAAGCTTTTACTTTTCTCGGTTCCCTTCAATACCATGAATtgattcatactggagagaagccctatctaTGTAaacaatgtgggaaagccttcaggtCTTCTCGTCAGGTTCAAATACATGAACGaactcacactggagaaaaaccatATGTATGTAAGCAATGTGGAAAagccttcttttctttgtatcaTTTAAGAAGACATGAAGTAATTCACAGTGGCATGAACCCCTACGTTTGTaagcaatgtgggaaagccttcagttGGTTCAGTACCTTTCACAGTCATAAACAGactcacactggagaaaaaccctatttATGCAAGCAATGTGGCAAAGCCTTCTGTAGTCGCATATCATGGAGAAGACATGAGAAAGCTCATACTACAGTGAAGCCTTATGCATGTGTtcaatgtggaaaagcctttCGTTCTCCTAGTTACctcaaaatacatgaaagaatccacactggagagaaaccctttatATGTTCACAATGTGGGAAACCCTTCCGTTCTTTTCGTTATGTTAAGTCACATGAAAGaagtcacactggagagaaaccctttgtATGTAcagaatgtgggaaagccttcagttATTATAGCTCTTTCCACAGACATAGAAGAACTCACCAGACAGGAACCTTGAATTCAGAACTTGAAAAGTCTTCATAA